ACTTCCCAGCCGTCCGGAAGTCCATCCGTATCCGTGTCCGCATCGAGCGGATCCGTACCCCGAATAAATTCATCGGAGTTTGAAAGCCCGTCACCATCCAGATCCGCAGCGGAAGGGATCTGCAACGGATCAAGTCCCGCATCCAGCTCCCAGTCATCCGGAAGACCATCTGTATCCGTATCCGCCAGCTCGGGGGAAGTTCCGGCGGAAAACTCCGCGGCATTATCCAGGCCATCGCCGTCGGGGTCCGCCGTCGGCTGTGCATCGACCCCATAGAGACCATATCCGCCGGCCCACATGTCCATCGGCGTAATTTCCAGCATGTCCGTATAGACCGTTGATCCTTCTGCCGATATGGCAAGCCGCACATAAATATTTGAAAGAAAAACATCACTGAACCAGTTCGTGACGGATTCGAATCCATTCTCCAAAACGCCATATTCCTCAACCGAACCGCCGCCCTGCGACCATTCCACGAAATAATCCAGCCCCGAAGTTCCGGTATCTGAACGACGAAGGTAAACATACCCCACCCGATTCGATCCCCCCTGATCGGCGACTACAAAGAACGGAACCCAACCCGCATCGGCCGGATTGACCGGATCTCCATTCACGGCAAATTCATAAAGGTCTGTCCGACCGTCAGCATCGGCATCGCCGAGCATATTGGTCGTCAGCGGATCGAGAGCAAACTGAATCTCCCAAACATCCGGTAATACATCCCCGTCGGAATCATCATTCCAGGGATCCGTGCCATAGAGCGATACCTCCTCACCGTCGGACAGGCCGTCATCGTCACCGTCCGGATCGAACGGATCCGTGCCTGCAGCGAACTCCTCAAGACAGGTCAGCCCATCCTCATCCATATCCAGCGAGGCCTCATCAACCCATGGATCAAGACCGGTCTCCACCTCCCAGAGATCCGGGAGCTGATCGTTATCGCTGTCAGCCGAAACCGGGCTGGTTCCATAAACTTCGATTTCATCTCCGTCTGTCAGACCGTCTTCATCTGTATCCTGAATATGCGGACTGGTTCCATGTACATTAACTTCGTCACCATCCAGCAGACCATCGCCGTCTCCGTCCGGATCAAGCGGATCTGTTTTTTTCACCAGCGCAACGCTGAACTGCCGGCCCGCATCAATCGAGCATGCAAATTTAGCTCTTTCCGGCACATCAGGCAGTCCATAGAACGGATTGCCCCAGGAAATCACCTGTCCGTCATCCTGAATGGCGAGGCTGTGGTATTTCCCTGCTGCAATAGCAGTTACGTTGGTCAGTCCGGCGGGCACGCTCGACTGTCCGAAATTATCCAGTCCCCAGGCCACCACACGACCATCCTGCAAGAGAGCAAGACTGTGTCCGCCGCCTGCAGCAACAGCAACCGCATTGGAAACCGACGCCGGCCCATCACATGCTCCGTCGGCATTGTCTCCCCAGGCCACCACACGACCATTCTGCAACAGAGCAAGATTATGATTATCTCCGGCAGAAATGGCGGATACATTCTGCGCAGAAAGCGGAATTTCCAACTGACCGCATGAATTATCCCCCCAGGCCATCACAGAAAGATTTGAGGTTAATGCAAGACTATGCGCAGCCCCCCCGGCCGTAAATGTGATATTTGTTGCAGACAACGGCACATTGCATTGGCTGGAATCATTATTCCCCCACGCGGCAACGGTACCGTCCGAACACACTGCCAGACTGTGCGCCTCCCCGGCAGCAATGGAAACAATATTGGAAATGCCCGTAGGAATGGAAGACTGTCCATGTAAATCATCTCCCCATCCAGCCAAACCAGCGCCGGACAATCCGATGCCGTGCATTCCACCGGCCGCAATATCAACAACACTCTGAAAATGAGCAGGAATAACGGTCTGTCGGTAATAGTTATCACCCCAGGCGACAACATTCACCACTTCTTCATAATCGGAAAGGCCATCGGAATCGGAATCAGGATTGTTCAGATCGGTTCCCAGATTAAATTCCTGAAGGGCAGACAGCCCGTCACCATCCGCATCGCCATCCGAGACCGAAGGATCCGTTCCAAGCTTCCATTCATTGGCATTGCTCAATCCGTCACCATCGGAATCCGCTTCAGAGGCCGCATCCGCTCCGTATAAACCAAACGAACCTGCCCACACCTCCAATGCGGAAATTTCAAGAACAGAGGAAAAAACCGTATTACTGCCGCCTTCAACTGACAGCCGCACAAACAGATTGGACGAAATGAGCCGAGAGATCCGGTTGCTCACCCGTTCAAAGCCATTCCCGAGATCCATGATCCCGGACACAGACACACCGGCATTGGTCCAGACATTCCCCTCCGACCATTCCACTCTATAGCTCAGCACCTGCGCTGCGCCCACACGCCGAACATGAAGATACTCCACCCGATTTGTGCCGCTTTCATAGATAACCTGATAGTAGGGCTCCATACCGGCATCCACAGCGTTGGTGGGATCGCCCCCCATGGCGAATTCATACAGGTCCGGTGCACCATCCGCATCCGCATCCGCCAGCGCATTGGTGCTTAACGGATTAAGCTGATACGCTATTTCCCAGCCGTCCGGCATCAAATCGCCGTCCGAATCGGCAGAAAAAGGATCCGTGCCGGCCTGGTATTCCTGCATATTGGAAAGTCCGTCCAGATCCGGATCATCTCCCGCATTATCCACCATCGGATCCGTCCCGTTTACCACCTCCCACAAATCAGGCAACCCGTCTGAATCACTGTCGGGGTCTCGCGGCGACGTTCCCAGCACAAGCTCATTACTGTTAAGCAAGCCGTCCCCGTCCGCATCTATCGAAAAATGAGCCTCGATGACTTTATCTTCATCCATCACGACATTTGTAACAGCGGATTCATACCCGCCCGTCACGCTGCCGGTCCATTCCGTAAAAAGCCAGCCGGCGTCGGGAACTGCTTCCAGCACCAGATTGGTCCCGGCATCATACCAGCCATTGGTCTGATTCACAGAACCGCCGCCAGACGCAGAAACCGTTAACTGGAACTGCCCTGATAAAACGGCCGCGACCCTAAATCCCACCAAAGAATGCTCTATCTCGGGGGCAAATGCATTGTGACGGTTACCGGCGGTCATGTGGGAACTGTTGTCTTCGTAAGAACCCGCACGGATCACCCGTCCTTCGTCCATAACATCAAGCGTGCCGTCATGAGCACTCTCCATCCACTCCCAGATATTGCCGTTCATATCATAGGTTCCGTTCTGCTCCGGCGCTCCGGTCCCCCCCGGCCACATATAGTCGGGGCCCTCTTTGACGAAAAACTTATCAAAATGATTTTCTTCGGTATTCCACTGCCAATCGGCATAGTTCCAGCCGTTTGTACCTCGCGGCGGAGCAGCATCTGTTCCGCTGCTGTACTGCGTGTAGTCCCCACTGTTATCCGGGTTATAATAAGCGGCCTTATACCATTCATCCTCCGTCGGCAGCACATAGACAACCGGATAAGCAACCGCTGAACGATTGACAGCAACCAGCACCCCGTTGGTATCGAACTGATATGCACCGGAATATGCATCCCCGCTCGTCAGCCAATTGGCAAACCGGGCCGCTTCATACCAGGAGACATAACTCGCCGGAGCCCCGGAACCACAGTTCCGGACACCGTCGTTCCAATAATCTTCCCCGCCATCTGCAATGCGGGGATCGGCAGCGCAGGCATTCATAAACTGATCGACCGACACCTCGTGCAGACCGATTCGGTATTCATAATCCACCGCACCGAAACCGGAGTTATCCGCAGGATTGTTCGTCATCCCGATAACAGCAAATTCGATGGAGAACTGGTTGGTTCCCGTTCCGAATACAGCAGCAACAGCCTGCATCGCAAAAAAGACTGCGCATATCAACGCAAGTTGAAATGTGAACTTCACCGTCGATACCCCTCAAATAATCAGTCTTAAAGTCCCAGCATCTGCGGATGCAGTCCCCGACCGGCAAGATCTTTCTGAATTTCGTTCATATAGACCGAATTCATGACGATCACCACATCCGGCTTATACTCTTCCAGAAAGTCGGGACCCACATACTGTTTTCCAATGCCCGGAATAAAGTTCCCCTGCATATGCGGATTGATATCACAGACATGCTCAATCACATCAAGGTCCGCAAACTGCGTAAGGAATCCGACCGATTTAGAGCCGCCGCCCCAGACCACGACCTTTTTCCCTTCCGCTTTAAACCCGGAAAGCCGCTCGCGCCATTCACCGAGCTGAATATTGATCTGTTCAACAAAATGTTTTGTTTTTGCCTTCAGTTCCTCGATGGATTCTTCCAAGGGATGGACCTTTTCTGAAATACCGTCCGCCGCTTTTGCCTCGATAAACAGATACTGCTTATCGTATTCAAGATACATATCGAGCACTTCGAAGCCCGTCTGACGGAACAGGCGGGCCAGTGATCCCGGACTGAAATAAGTACAGTGTTCATAGAAGATATCCCAAAAGGCCTGAATATCGAGAATACGAACAATACTCGGCACCTCGAAGAATAGAACCGGATCGGCCTCTTTGATCGATGACTTCACCGTTTCCATGAACCCCTTGGTATCATGTATATGCTCCATAGTATGGCGGCATGTAATAAGGTCGGCCTGAAGATCGCCATGTTTATCAGAATAGAACTCCTTGATAAAACGAACGCCTTCGACCTCTTCCCCGCGCCCCGGAACGTAGGCCGGATCAATCCCGACACCCCGGTTGTTTCCAAGCTTGCTCAGCAGCCGGATAAAGTCCCCTTTACCGCAGCCGATCTCAATAACCTGCTTGTTGCGGATATCGTAGCGGTCAATGACCCGGTTTGTAACTTCGGTGATGAATTTTACAAACGTCGGCGAAAATCCCTGCTGATCCTCGTAGCCCTGCGTGTAGTAATCAATCGAGGTATCAAACTCGCCGTTAAAAATAAACCCGCAGGAATTGCAGAAGGTCAGCACAATATCCTTACGGGGAATTGCCAGCGCCTCTTCGCGGTTTTTGATCGTTACGAGGCTCTGCGTCGGCGCATTCGGAATCGTAAAAAATTCCTCCAGATCCTTTTTTCCGCAGTTGGGACACGCTGTATGTTTCA
This sequence is a window from Pontiella agarivorans. Protein-coding genes within it:
- a CDS encoding SUMF1/EgtB/PvdO family nonheme iron enzyme gives rise to the protein MKFTFQLALICAVFFAMQAVAAVFGTGTNQFSIEFAVIGMTNNPADNSGFGAVDYEYRIGLHEVSVDQFMNACAADPRIADGGEDYWNDGVRNCGSGAPASYVSWYEAARFANWLTSGDAYSGAYQFDTNGVLVAVNRSAVAYPVVYVLPTEDEWYKAAYYNPDNSGDYTQYSSGTDAAPPRGTNGWNYADWQWNTEENHFDKFFVKEGPDYMWPGGTGAPEQNGTYDMNGNIWEWMESAHDGTLDVMDEGRVIRAGSYEDNSSHMTAGNRHNAFAPEIEHSLVGFRVAAVLSGQFQLTVSASGGGSVNQTNGWYDAGTNLVLEAVPDAGWLFTEWTGSVTGGYESAVTNVVMDEDKVIEAHFSIDADGDGLLNSNELVLGTSPRDPDSDSDGLPDLWEVVNGTDPMVDNAGDDPDLDGLSNMQEYQAGTDPFSADSDGDLMPDGWEIAYQLNPLSTNALADADADGAPDLYEFAMGGDPTNAVDAGMEPYYQVIYESGTNRVEYLHVRRVGAAQVLSYRVEWSEGNVWTNAGVSVSGIMDLGNGFERVSNRISRLISSNLFVRLSVEGGSNTVFSSVLEISALEVWAGSFGLYGADAASEADSDGDGLSNANEWKLGTDPSVSDGDADGDGLSALQEFNLGTDLNNPDSDSDGLSDYEEVVNVVAWGDNYYRQTVIPAHFQSVVDIAAGGMHGIGLSGAGLAGWGDDLHGQSSIPTGISNIVSIAAGEAHSLAVCSDGTVAAWGNNDSSQCNVPLSATNITFTAGGAAHSLALTSNLSVMAWGDNSCGQLEIPLSAQNVSAISAGDNHNLALLQNGRVVAWGDNADGACDGPASVSNAVAVAAGGGHSLALLQDGRVVAWGLDNFGQSSVPAGLTNVTAIAAGKYHSLAIQDDGQVISWGNPFYGLPDVPERAKFACSIDAGRQFSVALVKKTDPLDPDGDGDGLLDGDEVNVHGTSPHIQDTDEDGLTDGDEIEVYGTSPVSADSDNDQLPDLWEVETGLDPWVDEASLDMDEDGLTCLEEFAAGTDPFDPDGDDDGLSDGEEVSLYGTDPWNDDSDGDVLPDVWEIQFALDPLTTNMLGDADADGRTDLYEFAVNGDPVNPADAGWVPFFVVADQGGSNRVGYVYLRRSDTGTSGLDYFVEWSQGGGSVEEYGVLENGFESVTNWFSDVFLSNIYVRLAISAEGSTVYTDMLEITPMDMWAGGYGLYGVDAQPTADPDGDGLDNAAEFSAGTSPELADTDTDGLPDDWELDAGLDPLQIPSAADLDGDGLSNSDEFIRGTDPLDADTDTDGLPDGWEV
- a CDS encoding class I SAM-dependent methyltransferase → MKHTACPNCGKKDLEEFFTIPNAPTQSLVTIKNREEALAIPRKDIVLTFCNSCGFIFNGEFDTSIDYYTQGYEDQQGFSPTFVKFITEVTNRVIDRYDIRNKQVIEIGCGKGDFIRLLSKLGNNRGVGIDPAYVPGRGEEVEGVRFIKEFYSDKHGDLQADLITCRHTMEHIHDTKGFMETVKSSIKEADPVLFFEVPSIVRILDIQAFWDIFYEHCTYFSPGSLARLFRQTGFEVLDMYLEYDKQYLFIEAKAADGISEKVHPLEESIEELKAKTKHFVEQINIQLGEWRERLSGFKAEGKKVVVWGGGSKSVGFLTQFADLDVIEHVCDINPHMQGNFIPGIGKQYVGPDFLEEYKPDVVIVMNSVYMNEIQKDLAGRGLHPQMLGL